One Primulina tabacum isolate GXHZ01 chromosome 10, ASM2559414v2, whole genome shotgun sequence DNA segment encodes these proteins:
- the LOC142505023 gene encoding uncharacterized protein LOC142505023, whose amino-acid sequence MATIQMAPYEALYGRKYRSPLNWDLEEWRCTKDGKTRSIKPDIIQEAIDKVQVIKQRIQLAQSRQKSYADKRRKDLVFAVGDQVLLKISPRKGIRRAGKKGKLQPRFVGPFEILKRIGPAAYQLQLSKTLSGIHNVFHVSRLRKCFNDSTPIEDLAHLTLEGDLTYEEQPVRILDQRIKELRNRQVQLVKVLWRNQNIEEATWEKEEDIRQQYPELFESGDQIP is encoded by the coding sequence ATGGCTACAATTCAaatggctccttatgaagctTTATATGGAAGAAAATATCGTTCCCCACTGAACTGGGATCTTGAAGAATGGCGGTGCACCAAAGATGGGAAAACTCGTTCCATAAAACCAGATATTATACAAGAGGCAATtgataaagtacaagtcatcaAGCAAAGGATACAATTAGCCCAAAGtcgacaaaagagctatgctgacaAAAGAAGAAAGGACTTAGTATTTGCTGTGGGAGATCAAGTGCTCCTCAAAATATCTCCCAGGAAGGGAATCCGAAGGGCAGGAAAAAAAGGAAAGTTACAACCTCGATTCGTAGGTCCCTTTGAAATTCTGAAAAGAATAGGACCTGCAGCTTACCAACTCCAGCTATCTAAGACACTATCTGGAATacataacgtgtttcatgtaTCCCGATTAAGAAAATGCTTCAATGACTCAACACCCATAGAGGACCTTGCACATTTAACCCTAGAAGGAGATTTGACATACGAGGAACAACCTGTTCGGATACTTGACCAGAGAATCAAAGAACTTCGCAATAGACAAGTTCAACTCGTCAAAGTACTCTGGAGGAACCAAAACATTGAGGAAGCCACATGGGAGAAAGAAGAGGATATTAGACAACAATACCCAGAGCTATTCGAATCTGGAGACCAGATTCCTTGA